The genomic stretch GATGCAAGTGGTTTTGGATCTGGTGTTATTGTAAATGTTGATAGTATTCCCTATTTGATTACAGCTAAACACGTGGTTGACGATGCATTGAATAAATACAAGTGCTCTTCAATAGTGGTGAACGGTACAAATATTTTGTTGGAACATGTAGCTTTTGCTACTGATGAAAAGAGGGATCTAGCAGTTGCAAGGTTGGACTATGTTCTAGCTAGAAATGGGATTGACCGATATACAAGTGTACCGCTGATTGATGAGCAGCTGGGTTATAGTAAACTGCCGTATCAACTGGTCATGGGTTTTCCAGCCAATAAGAACAAACTAAAGGTGCAATATGGGAAAAGCACTCCTGAGTTATTAAGTATTACCGCTGAAAAATTTGATGGAACAATTAAAACCCCTTCACCAATCGTCGATCCTTTTTACATTAAGTTTTCAGATAAAAAGCAGATTGATACATATAATA from Vibrio ostreae encodes the following:
- a CDS encoding S1 family peptidase; this translates as MTEFYELNPENLEFIDNLVERWQKVVVAFLAYGADRKVDASGFGSGVIVNVDSIPYLITAKHVVDDALNKYKCSSIVVNGTNILLEHVAFATDEKRDLAVARLDYVLARNGIDRYTSVPLIDEQLGYSKLPYQLVMGFPANKNKLKVQYGKSTPELLSITAEKFDGTIKTPSPIVDPFYIKFSDKKQIDTYNNRIGVAPKLKGMSGGPIMGLLVKPTGLNQYHFSMECVGILVEGYPKQKCLVGSHINAILDLCNQFVS